A DNA window from Paraflavitalea devenefica contains the following coding sequences:
- a CDS encoding TerD family protein: MAINLQKGQRANLDLPKFTIGLGWDTNEGQTGAGFDLDASVFILGENRKLLADEYFVFYNNLKSPDGSVTHSGDNTTGAGDGDDETIAIDLSGINPGAREICVVVTIHDAQARKQNFGQVRNSFIRVFNAGTNEEIMKYELGEDFSIETAVEFGRIYKKDDNWKFEAVGIGHSGGLEQFLGKYN; this comes from the coding sequence ATGGCTATCAACTTACAAAAAGGACAACGCGCAAACCTTGACCTCCCCAAATTTACCATAGGCCTTGGCTGGGATACCAATGAAGGACAAACAGGCGCCGGCTTCGACCTCGATGCTTCTGTTTTCATCCTCGGGGAGAACAGGAAACTGCTGGCCGATGAATACTTTGTCTTCTACAACAACCTCAAATCCCCCGATGGTTCTGTTACGCATTCCGGCGACAATACTACCGGCGCTGGTGACGGTGATGATGAGACCATAGCTATAGATTTGTCCGGCATCAACCCCGGCGCCCGGGAAATCTGTGTGGTCGTAACCATTCACGATGCCCAGGCCCGCAAACAGAACTTTGGCCAGGTAAGGAACTCCTTCATCCGGGTCTTCAATGCAGGCACCAATGAAGAGATCATGAAATATGAGCTGGGAGAAGACTTCTCCATCGAAACAGCCGTCGAGTTTGGACGTATCTACAAAAAAGATGACAACTGGAAATTTGAAGCCGTAGGCATCGGTCACAGCGGCGGCCTCGAACAATTCTTAGGCAAATACAATTAA
- a CDS encoding vWA domain-containing protein — MRRLPVYLVLDTSGSMTGEPIESLKNGVQVLISTLRQDPYALETAYLSVITFSSAAQQLVPLTELSTFQMPDLQAAGTTSLGEALNLLAQKIDVEVARSTPDQKGDWKPLVFIMTDGEPTDDWQKGLDEYRKRKFGIVVACAAGQGANTNVLKQVTDTVVQLDTADSSTIKAFFKWVSASISTGSQKIESSGQEVTGLNELPPPPPEVNVVV; from the coding sequence ATGAGAAGATTACCCGTGTATCTGGTGCTTGACACTTCCGGTTCTATGACGGGAGAGCCGATCGAATCCCTGAAAAATGGTGTTCAGGTGCTCATTTCCACCCTGCGCCAGGACCCTTATGCGCTGGAAACAGCGTACCTGAGTGTGATCACATTCAGTTCGGCGGCTCAACAGTTAGTGCCACTCACAGAATTGTCAACGTTCCAGATGCCGGATCTTCAGGCCGCAGGCACCACCTCGCTGGGAGAGGCCCTTAACCTCCTGGCGCAAAAAATAGACGTGGAAGTAGCCCGTAGCACACCTGATCAGAAAGGCGACTGGAAGCCACTTGTATTCATCATGACAGATGGCGAACCGACAGACGATTGGCAGAAGGGCCTCGACGAATACCGCAAACGCAAATTCGGTATCGTAGTGGCCTGCGCCGCCGGCCAGGGCGCCAATACCAACGTGCTCAAGCAGGTTACAGACACTGTGGTGCAGCTGGATACGGCCGACTCGTCTACCATCAAGGCTTTTTTCAAATGGGTATCGGCCTCCATCAGCACGGGCAGCCAGAAAATCGAGAGCAGTGGCCAGGAAGTAACAGGTCTTAATGAACTGCCGCCTCCTCCACCGGAAGTAAACGTAGTTGTGTAA
- a CDS encoding superoxide dismutase, with translation MANNTNNRREFLKTTGKAGLAAALSLPVLDTLAFGCNQAPAVKAGAGTPYEQQPLPYAYNALEPAIDAQTMEIHYTKHAATYAKNLADAVTAEKVDKNATSLETLLAGISKYSPKMRNNAGGHYNHELFWKTLKAPVDGARPTGKLLAAIEKDFNSFDAFKTQFTDAAKNRFGSGWAWLIAGNDKKLAIVSTPNQDNPLMDIAEAKGFPVLGLDVWEHAYYLKYQNRRPDYITAWWNAINWDFVQKRAADIIG, from the coding sequence ATGGCAAACAACACCAATAATCGCCGGGAATTCCTCAAAACCACCGGCAAGGCAGGATTGGCGGCTGCGCTTTCCCTGCCTGTGCTGGATACCCTGGCCTTCGGTTGTAACCAGGCGCCCGCCGTAAAAGCGGGGGCAGGTACGCCTTACGAGCAACAACCGCTGCCGTATGCCTACAATGCCCTGGAGCCGGCTATTGACGCCCAGACCATGGAGATCCACTATACGAAGCATGCTGCTACCTATGCCAAAAACCTGGCGGATGCGGTAACCGCCGAGAAGGTGGATAAAAATGCCACCTCACTGGAAACCCTGCTGGCAGGTATATCCAAATACTCTCCCAAAATGCGCAACAATGCGGGCGGGCATTATAACCATGAACTATTCTGGAAAACCCTCAAAGCACCGGTGGATGGCGCCAGGCCAACCGGTAAGTTGCTGGCTGCGATAGAAAAAGACTTCAACTCCTTTGATGCGTTCAAAACACAGTTTACCGATGCTGCCAAAAACCGCTTTGGCAGTGGCTGGGCCTGGTTAATTGCCGGTAATGATAAAAAACTGGCCATTGTGTCTACCCCCAACCAGGACAATCCCCTCATGGATATAGCCGAAGCAAAAGGGTTTCCTGTATTGGGATTGGATGTTTGGGAACATGCCTATTACCTCAAATACCAGAACCGTCGCCCGGACTACATCACTGCCTGGTGGAATGCCATCAATTGGGACTTTGTGCAAAAACGCGCCGCCGACATCATCGGATAA
- a CDS encoding phosphoribosyltransferase family protein — protein MSSVYSLHKITGVDAFTFNPADYSRFKFGDGHIAESFGHALANGFLEQHSNELRGGKQLVILPSPYFAIPTASYAMAAAFKKTINRYLAINRLPVAEEAKVHRYKTYSLDYGELDADSRLNLILNDKYYLDSHFLKGKLLIFIDDIKITGSHELVIRNLLKQFSLEEETAYFLYFAQLDHEHIHPRIENELNYYFVKSIHDLSVIIASGNFKVNTRIVKYILNAEFTAFERFITRQTAAFREQLADLAISNGYHEMEEYKNNFLHLLTITHQNTQIWLSTYKKDNAQTLTSPNLP, from the coding sequence ATGAGCTCAGTATATTCGTTGCATAAAATAACAGGGGTTGATGCATTCACCTTCAATCCTGCCGACTATAGCCGCTTCAAATTTGGAGATGGCCATATCGCAGAATCTTTTGGTCATGCACTGGCCAATGGGTTCCTGGAACAGCACAGCAATGAATTAAGGGGCGGTAAACAGCTCGTCATACTGCCCAGTCCTTACTTTGCCATCCCTACCGCTTCCTATGCTATGGCGGCGGCTTTTAAGAAAACCATCAACCGTTACCTTGCCATCAACCGGCTGCCGGTAGCCGAAGAAGCAAAGGTTCACCGTTATAAAACCTATAGCCTGGACTATGGTGAACTGGATGCCGATAGCAGGCTCAACCTCATCCTGAATGATAAATACTACCTGGACAGCCATTTCCTGAAGGGGAAACTGCTCATTTTTATAGACGATATAAAAATTACCGGAAGTCATGAACTGGTGATCCGTAACCTGCTCAAACAATTTTCACTGGAAGAGGAAACCGCTTACTTTCTTTACTTTGCCCAACTGGACCATGAGCACATACATCCCAGGATTGAAAATGAACTGAACTACTACTTTGTTAAATCCATCCATGACCTCAGTGTCATCATTGCATCAGGCAACTTTAAAGTAAATACACGCATTGTAAAATACATCCTCAATGCAGAGTTTACAGCATTTGAACGCTTTATCACCAGGCAAACGGCCGCGTTCCGTGAACAACTGGCCGACCTTGCCATCAGTAATGGTTACCATGAAATGGAAGAATACAAAAACAACTTCCTGCATCTCTTAACAATCACCCATCAAAATACTCAAATATGGCTATCAACTTACAAAAAGGACAACGCGCAAACCTTGACCTCCCCAAATTTACCATAG
- a CDS encoding HAD family hydrolase: MIQETKHISFDLWLTLIRSGKDFKTEKAKLFCSFFDLPVEADQVVKVFRETDLLVNRINETVGKNVDAFEMYMLCLHRLGVDMQGLRLESLEEFYQLTEQLFFRHPPELLNPEILPLLAALKARGYTTNITSNTGYIKGRLLRKLMEANGVAQYMDFQIYSDEVGASKPSPRIFEHMYRQAKELQAGNLSKQQIIHIGDNRLTDVEGAKAFGIHALLINEQSITLKNIEDELSIFVA, encoded by the coding sequence ATGATACAGGAAACAAAGCATATCTCTTTCGATCTCTGGCTCACACTCATCCGGTCGGGTAAGGATTTTAAAACAGAAAAAGCAAAACTTTTCTGTTCCTTCTTTGACCTGCCCGTGGAGGCGGACCAGGTAGTAAAAGTATTCAGGGAAACAGACCTGCTGGTAAATCGTATCAACGAAACAGTAGGGAAGAACGTGGATGCCTTTGAAATGTACATGCTTTGCCTGCACAGGCTGGGCGTGGACATGCAGGGCCTCCGGTTGGAAAGCCTCGAAGAATTCTATCAGCTCACAGAGCAACTGTTCTTCCGGCATCCACCCGAACTGCTGAATCCGGAAATACTTCCACTGCTGGCTGCTTTGAAGGCCAGGGGATATACCACCAACATCACCAGCAACACCGGTTACATCAAAGGCAGGTTGCTGCGCAAGCTCATGGAGGCAAATGGTGTGGCGCAGTACATGGACTTCCAGATCTATTCAGATGAAGTGGGGGCTTCAAAACCATCGCCCCGCATCTTTGAACACATGTACCGGCAGGCAAAGGAATTACAGGCGGGTAACTTGTCCAAACAACAGATCATTCATATTGGCGATAACAGGCTCACAGATGTGGAAGGGGCAAAAGCTTTTGGTATTCATGCTTTGTTGATCAATGAGCAAAGCATCACCTTAAAAAACATAGAAGATGAGCTCAGTATATTCGTTGCATAA
- a CDS encoding TerD family protein yields the protein MAINLVKGQTIDLRKNDAGGGAEFDLATVTIGLGWDIRQQKSGFLGKLLGSKQEDFDLDAVAFLLDANGKVANLGDKLIGGDVIFYNSPKHPSGNAWSTGDNRTGAGDGDDEQLIFKLNSLDARFDKIVFVVSIYQGKQKNQHFGLIENAFIRAIDTRGKEIARFNLSGDASFNGMCSMVFAEVYRKDGSWKFRALGTPHPADSFVEILKQYVNV from the coding sequence ATGGCAATTAACTTAGTAAAAGGACAGACAATTGACCTTAGAAAAAACGATGCCGGCGGTGGCGCCGAATTTGACCTCGCAACAGTAACCATTGGATTGGGATGGGACATCCGCCAGCAAAAGAGCGGCTTCCTCGGAAAGCTGCTGGGTAGCAAACAGGAAGACTTTGACCTCGACGCTGTAGCCTTCCTCCTGGATGCCAATGGAAAAGTAGCCAACCTCGGCGACAAGCTCATTGGTGGCGATGTTATCTTCTACAACAGCCCGAAGCACCCTTCCGGCAATGCATGGTCTACCGGCGATAACAGAACAGGTGCAGGCGATGGCGATGATGAACAACTCATCTTTAAACTCAATTCACTCGATGCCCGCTTTGACAAAATTGTATTCGTAGTATCCATCTACCAGGGCAAACAGAAAAACCAGCACTTTGGCCTGATAGAAAATGCCTTCATCCGCGCCATTGATACCCGCGGTAAGGAAATTGCCCGCTTCAACCTCTCCGGTGACGCCAGTTTCAATGGCATGTGCTCCATGGTATTTGCTGAAGTATACCGCAAAGATGGAAGCTGGAAATTCCGCGCCCTCGGAACACCACATCCGGCCGACTCTTTTGTAGAGATCTTAAAACAATATGTTAACGTATAA
- a CDS encoding PP2C family serine/threonine-protein phosphatase, whose translation MDKIVFPNAKEKEAYSYAVEWEKFALSGIGEHHFEGLEAIGLSYNPEERIVQGIPSKPGDADITLHYKYSDSNGEQLLSKPVHLFVNFDPRSLWTEEEPPPEAPYQKPHTETKRLADGGRTIIAASKRGRSHAREAKFREDDVDAIYRADTGWYVVTVADGAGSAKFSREGSRIATDTVTEHLSLSATSSKLDELEALIAQWEINPDDANRKAIGDTLYNTLGNAVFLAYKNIAKEAESKQNAVKDYATTLLATVCRQYGNKWFIGAFWVGDGGVGIYKKGEAPKILGETDSGEYSGQTRFLTMQEIFEASAFYKRIRFELVDDFDAMVLMTDGITDAWFHTDANLFKAEKWDQLFAEIQKEVTLTRDNENAHNQLLQWLDFWVKGEYDDRTIAILF comes from the coding sequence GTGGATAAAATCGTATTTCCCAATGCCAAAGAAAAAGAAGCCTACAGCTATGCTGTTGAATGGGAAAAATTTGCATTGTCTGGCATTGGCGAGCATCATTTCGAAGGGCTGGAAGCCATTGGCCTTAGCTACAACCCGGAAGAGCGCATCGTACAGGGCATTCCTTCAAAACCCGGCGACGCGGATATAACCCTGCACTATAAATACAGTGACAGTAATGGAGAACAATTACTCAGTAAACCGGTACACCTCTTTGTAAACTTTGATCCCAGGAGCTTGTGGACGGAGGAGGAACCACCTCCTGAGGCGCCTTATCAAAAGCCTCATACAGAAACGAAAAGACTGGCCGATGGTGGCAGGACCATCATTGCAGCGAGTAAGCGCGGACGCTCCCATGCCCGGGAAGCCAAATTCAGGGAGGATGATGTTGACGCCATCTACCGGGCCGATACAGGCTGGTATGTAGTAACCGTGGCTGATGGGGCGGGCTCTGCCAAATTCTCGCGCGAAGGGTCGCGTATAGCTACTGATACGGTAACAGAGCATTTGTCTTTGTCGGCCACCAGTAGCAAGCTGGATGAACTGGAAGCCCTGATTGCACAATGGGAGATCAACCCGGATGATGCTAACCGCAAAGCCATTGGTGATACACTCTATAATACATTGGGCAATGCCGTTTTCCTGGCCTACAAGAACATTGCCAAAGAGGCAGAGAGCAAACAGAATGCGGTAAAAGACTATGCCACTACCTTATTGGCCACCGTTTGCCGGCAATATGGCAACAAATGGTTCATCGGCGCTTTTTGGGTAGGGGATGGGGGAGTAGGCATCTACAAAAAAGGGGAAGCACCGAAAATACTGGGCGAAACCGATAGCGGTGAATACTCCGGGCAAACGAGGTTCCTCACCATGCAGGAGATCTTTGAAGCATCGGCCTTCTATAAACGCATACGCTTTGAACTGGTAGACGATTTCGATGCAATGGTATTAATGACCGATGGCATTACCGATGCCTGGTTCCATACCGATGCCAATCTCTTCAAAGCGGAGAAATGGGATCAGCTATTTGCTGAAATACAAAAAGAAGTAACCTTAACCAGGGACAATGAAAATGCCCATAACCAGTTATTACAATGGCTGGATTTCTGGGTAAAAGGAGAATATGACGACCGTACAATAGCAATACTCTTTTAA
- a CDS encoding helix-hairpin-helix domain-containing protein, with translation MANTIKIKAADGTDVEFVNDMIGQGGMKDVYFSPDKTYVVAFFRDKQDAVARDRLLTITGTFYDRIFKQAGGDYWKDLYCWPTKVVEWNGRLGIVAPTYQKHFFFQTGSRNNDFLQIKGKEKEGKWFASAFHQNKNLDPSEKGDWYKYFLICITISRGVKRMHAAGLAHSDLSYKNVLIDPVSGRAAIIDIDGLVVPGKFPPDVLGTPDFIAPEVLATRHLPKEDKSRKFPGIPTDRHALAVMIYMYLLRRHPLRGGKVHDADAQKDEELSMGSKALFIEHPTDTSNRPKLSQVKPSYLPWADTDKLPYTITGPYLKQLFDRAFIDGLHNPAMRPTADEWENALVKTVDLMQPCQNKSCEMKWYVFDNTTAPKCPFCGTPYRGQLPVLNLYSKNPKGMFSFENHRLMVYSNQYIYQWHINKNISPNERLTADQKKTVGYFVFHQSKWVLVNQDIPGLKDVDADQEIPIGQMMEIKDAQKILLSKEEGGRLIIVQMVNN, from the coding sequence ATGGCAAACACCATCAAAATAAAAGCAGCCGACGGCACCGACGTGGAATTTGTCAATGACATGATCGGCCAGGGAGGCATGAAGGACGTCTACTTCAGTCCTGATAAAACCTATGTGGTAGCCTTCTTCCGGGATAAACAGGATGCGGTGGCCAGGGATCGCCTGCTCACCATTACCGGCACCTTTTATGACCGCATCTTTAAGCAGGCCGGCGGCGATTACTGGAAAGACCTCTATTGCTGGCCCACCAAAGTGGTGGAATGGAATGGCAGGCTGGGAATTGTGGCGCCTACCTACCAGAAACATTTCTTCTTCCAGACAGGTTCCCGCAACAATGACTTCCTGCAGATCAAAGGAAAGGAAAAAGAGGGGAAATGGTTCGCCAGCGCTTTTCACCAGAACAAAAACCTCGATCCTTCTGAAAAAGGGGATTGGTACAAATACTTTCTCATCTGCATCACCATCAGCCGCGGCGTAAAGCGTATGCATGCCGCCGGCCTGGCCCATTCCGATCTGTCCTATAAAAACGTTTTAATAGATCCGGTTAGCGGCCGGGCAGCCATCATTGACATTGATGGGCTGGTAGTGCCCGGTAAATTTCCACCGGATGTATTGGGCACGCCCGACTTCATTGCGCCCGAAGTACTGGCCACCAGGCACCTGCCCAAAGAAGATAAAAGCAGGAAATTCCCGGGCATTCCTACCGACAGGCATGCACTGGCCGTCATGATCTACATGTACCTGCTGCGGCGCCATCCGTTGCGTGGCGGAAAAGTACATGATGCCGATGCACAGAAAGATGAAGAACTGTCCATGGGCTCAAAAGCGCTGTTTATTGAGCATCCCACCGATACTTCCAACAGGCCCAAACTAAGCCAGGTAAAACCAAGCTACCTGCCCTGGGCCGATACGGACAAACTACCCTATACCATCACCGGACCTTACCTGAAACAACTATTTGACAGGGCCTTCATAGATGGCCTGCACAACCCCGCTATGCGGCCTACCGCCGATGAATGGGAGAATGCACTGGTGAAAACGGTTGACCTCATGCAGCCCTGCCAGAACAAGTCATGCGAAATGAAGTGGTACGTATTTGACAATACCACGGCCCCCAAATGCCCCTTTTGTGGTACGCCGTACCGTGGACAGCTACCCGTACTCAATCTATATTCCAAAAACCCCAAAGGGATGTTTAGTTTTGAGAATCACCGGCTCATGGTTTATAGCAATCAGTATATTTACCAGTGGCATATCAACAAGAACATATCGCCCAATGAGCGGCTGACAGCCGATCAGAAAAAAACGGTGGGTTACTTTGTATTTCACCAGAGCAAATGGGTGCTGGTAAACCAGGACATTCCCGGTTTAAAAGACGTGGATGCCGACCAGGAAATTCCCATTGGGCAGATGATGGAAATAAAAGATGCGCAAAAGATCCTCCTTTCCAAAGAAGAGGGCGGGAGGCTTATCATAGTTCAAATGGTCAATAATTAA
- a CDS encoding YggT family protein translates to MLYFIIWILLNILIVGLFLYSKLLPYKDRLDQRYKSTFDFFSKIFNPVLNFLRGVFKPTKVGSGLSVDMSQIVLLIVLLLLMGIGRF, encoded by the coding sequence ATGTTGTATTTCATAATATGGATATTGCTCAATATACTCATCGTAGGTCTCTTCCTGTACTCAAAACTATTACCCTATAAAGACAGGTTGGACCAGCGATACAAGAGCACCTTTGATTTCTTTAGTAAAATATTTAATCCTGTGCTGAACTTTCTGCGGGGAGTATTCAAGCCAACAAAGGTTGGCAGTGGACTCTCTGTAGACATGTCACAGATCGTTTTGCTCATTGTGTTATTGCTTTTAATGGGCATTGGCCGGTTCTAA
- a CDS encoding vWA domain-containing protein: protein MRRLPVYLLLDTSGSMKGEPIEAVKNGLESLIGFLRQDPFALESVHLSIITFDREVNNILPLKDLESLILPEITTPDSGPTHLGQALELLCELVDKEVLKSTSDQKGDWMPLLFIMTDGKPSDLQKYREMIPEVKSRHFGEIVACAAGSKTDDQLLKELTHTVVHLDTADSSTIKSFFKWVSASVSTGNRSMGAGGDIMLPPPPPQVNMVI from the coding sequence ATGAGAAGACTGCCTGTATATTTATTACTGGATACCTCCGGCTCCATGAAAGGGGAGCCTATTGAAGCTGTAAAGAATGGACTTGAATCACTCATTGGTTTCTTACGGCAGGACCCCTTTGCATTGGAATCCGTACACCTTTCCATCATCACCTTCGACCGGGAGGTTAACAACATCCTTCCCCTCAAAGACCTGGAAAGCCTTATTCTGCCAGAGATCACCACGCCCGATTCCGGGCCTACCCACCTGGGACAGGCGCTGGAACTGCTTTGTGAACTGGTAGATAAGGAAGTGTTGAAAAGCACGTCCGACCAGAAAGGCGACTGGATGCCGCTGTTGTTCATCATGACAGATGGCAAGCCCAGCGACCTGCAGAAATACCGGGAAATGATACCCGAAGTAAAAAGCAGGCACTTTGGGGAAATAGTGGCTTGTGCCGCAGGGTCCAAAACAGATGATCAGTTGCTCAAAGAGCTTACGCACACCGTAGTACACCTGGATACGGCCGACAGCTCTACCATCAAATCATTTTTCAAATGGGTGTCAGCTTCTGTAAGCACAGGCAACAGAAGTATGGGCGCCGGCGGCGATATCATGTTACCGCCTCCGCCACCGCAGGTGAACATGGTTATTTAA
- a CDS encoding TerY-C metal binding domain-containing protein produces the protein MRRLPVYFLIDVSESMVGDQMPYVEEGIASIIKDLRSDPYALETAWISIIVFAGKTKRIVPLTELTSFYPPRMPVGGGTSLGEALEFLMHDIDTNVVRSTADTKGDWKPIIFLFTDGAPTDNPEAAITKWINQYKKKASIVAIALGDNTDTNLLGRLTNDVLLVKNLAPESYKSFFKWVTASIKTTSMSIAENNLDGPQLAKLDEAVLTKVEPAASSVPQVIDNNFAVFLSKCQATKKPYLIKYKRNIKPSNIEGLALDTQFFKLQGSFPVDETYFQLTDNQPTNQKISSAELVGFPHCPCCGNQYGFSTCACGGIMCTGDEEVSTCPWCNTQAKFGFASGHQDINRSRG, from the coding sequence ATGCGCAGACTGCCGGTATACTTTTTAATAGACGTATCAGAATCCATGGTGGGCGATCAGATGCCCTATGTGGAAGAAGGCATTGCCTCCATCATCAAAGACCTCCGGTCCGATCCCTATGCGCTGGAAACAGCCTGGATATCCATCATCGTCTTTGCCGGGAAAACCAAACGCATTGTGCCGCTGACAGAGCTCACTTCTTTCTATCCGCCGCGCATGCCTGTTGGCGGCGGCACCTCCCTCGGGGAAGCGCTGGAGTTTCTCATGCACGATATCGATACCAATGTGGTCAGGAGCACCGCCGACACCAAGGGCGACTGGAAGCCGATCATCTTCCTCTTTACGGATGGTGCACCTACCGACAATCCCGAAGCGGCCATTACCAAATGGATCAATCAGTACAAAAAGAAAGCTTCCATCGTAGCCATTGCGCTCGGCGATAATACGGATACCAATCTATTGGGCAGGCTCACCAATGATGTGCTGCTCGTAAAGAACCTCGCGCCGGAGTCCTACAAATCATTCTTTAAATGGGTCACGGCCTCCATCAAGACCACCAGTATGAGCATCGCGGAAAATAACCTCGATGGCCCCCAACTGGCTAAGCTGGATGAGGCAGTCCTTACCAAAGTAGAACCCGCTGCCTCTTCAGTACCCCAGGTCATTGACAACAACTTTGCTGTCTTCCTGTCCAAATGCCAGGCTACCAAAAAACCTTACTTAATAAAATACAAACGCAATATCAAGCCCTCCAACATTGAAGGCCTTGCATTGGATACACAATTCTTCAAGCTGCAGGGCAGCTTCCCGGTAGACGAGACCTATTTCCAGTTGACCGACAATCAACCTACCAACCAAAAGATCAGTTCAGCAGAGCTGGTGGGCTTTCCGCACTGTCCCTGCTGCGGCAATCAATACGGCTTCAGCACTTGCGCCTGCGGTGGCATCATGTGTACCGGCGATGAAGAAGTAAGTACCTGTCCCTGGTGCAATACACAAGCTAAATTCGGCTTTGCATCAGGACACCAGGACATCAACCGTTCAAGAGGATAA
- a CDS encoding TerD family protein: MAINLQKGQKIDIGLSNISVGLGWNPNEGTGSSFDLDASAFMINESRLIPSEGFFVFYGNTDSPDTAVHHTGDDPTGGNSAGGDDESLVVDLTKIDPAIAEILFVVTIHDALPRKQNFGQIRDSYIRLVDNSNGSEIAKYELGEDFSIETGVEFGRLYKRDGKWKFEASGIGYKEDLGFFLGKYYKGQIIK, from the coding sequence ATGGCGATCAACTTACAGAAAGGCCAGAAAATAGATATAGGCCTTTCAAACATCAGTGTAGGATTGGGCTGGAATCCCAATGAAGGAACCGGCTCATCGTTCGACCTCGATGCTTCTGCATTCATGATCAATGAATCCAGGCTAATCCCTTCCGAAGGGTTCTTTGTATTCTATGGTAATACAGATTCCCCTGATACTGCAGTGCACCATACCGGTGATGATCCTACCGGTGGCAACTCTGCCGGCGGAGATGATGAAAGCCTGGTGGTAGACCTCACAAAAATAGATCCCGCTATTGCGGAAATATTGTTTGTGGTTACTATCCATGATGCATTGCCCCGTAAACAAAACTTCGGACAGATCAGAGATTCCTACATACGGCTCGTAGACAATTCCAACGGCAGTGAGATTGCCAAATACGAACTGGGAGAAGACTTCTCCATCGAAACAGGCGTTGAATTTGGCCGCCTCTACAAGCGCGATGGCAAATGGAAATTCGAAGCTTCCGGTATTGGCTATAAAGAAGACCTTGGCTTCTTCCTGGGTAAATACTATAAAGGACAGATCATAAAATAA